The Stenotrophomonas rhizophila genome has a window encoding:
- the ybaK gene encoding Cys-tRNA(Pro) deacylase — MTPAINLLKKHGIAHRVLAYHHDANAASYGGEAAEQLGLDPALVFKTLLARTEKHELLVAIVPVSGTLDLKALAEAAGCRKCEMAAVDAAQRATGYLVGGISPLGQKKKHRTFIDASAQALPVMHVSAGRRGLEVALAPADLVALTEAEMAGIGRP; from the coding sequence ATGACCCCGGCCATCAATCTGCTCAAGAAGCACGGTATCGCCCACCGCGTGCTTGCCTACCACCATGATGCCAACGCCGCCTCCTATGGCGGCGAAGCGGCGGAGCAGCTGGGGCTGGACCCCGCACTGGTGTTCAAGACCCTGCTGGCCAGAACCGAAAAGCACGAGCTGCTGGTGGCGATCGTGCCGGTCAGCGGCACGCTGGACCTGAAGGCGCTGGCCGAGGCGGCGGGCTGTAGAAAGTGCGAGATGGCGGCGGTGGACGCGGCACAGCGCGCCACCGGCTACCTGGTCGGCGGAATCAGTCCGCTGGGCCAGAAGAAGAAGCACCGCACCTTCATCGATGCCAGCGCGCAGGCGCTGCCGGTGATGCACGTCAGCGCCGGCCGACGCGGGCTCGAGGTGGCGTTGGCGCCGGCCGATCTGGTCGCGCTGACCGAAGCAGAAATGGCGGGTATCGGTCGGCCGTAA
- a CDS encoding Nudix family hydrolase, with product MPSPKRSIHVVAGVITDARGRILLNRRTENRDMAGLWEFPGGKREEGESSEQALVRELREELGIEAEVGDWIMDVPQLYPDKHLRLEVRHIRSWKGSPRGREGQAITWVAPDKLSRYSMPPADLPVVAALRHPDRYLITPEPDTDEDAAHQDWYARLARALEAGVRRVQLRTPNSQARIALAEQAVARHRGGVQWLLNRDIELARRLGVGVHLGGEQLLQLEARPLPADQLVAASCHDLAQLQAAQRLGCDFAVLGPVQATDSHPGSVPMGWDAFETLRAQVSLPLYALGGLHPDDITQARRHGAQGIAAIRALWPTG from the coding sequence ATGCCATCCCCCAAACGATCGATCCACGTCGTGGCCGGCGTCATCACCGACGCCCGCGGCCGCATCCTGCTCAACCGCCGTACCGAGAACCGCGACATGGCCGGCCTGTGGGAATTCCCGGGCGGCAAGCGCGAAGAGGGCGAGAGCTCCGAGCAGGCGCTGGTGCGCGAACTGCGCGAGGAGCTGGGGATCGAGGCCGAGGTCGGCGACTGGATCATGGACGTACCGCAGCTCTACCCGGACAAGCACCTGCGCCTGGAAGTGCGGCACATCCGCAGCTGGAAGGGCTCACCTCGCGGCCGCGAAGGCCAGGCCATCACCTGGGTGGCGCCGGACAAGCTGTCGCGCTATTCGATGCCGCCGGCCGATCTGCCGGTGGTGGCCGCGCTGCGCCACCCGGACCGCTACCTGATCACCCCCGAACCGGACACCGACGAGGATGCCGCGCACCAGGACTGGTACGCACGGCTGGCGCGTGCGCTGGAGGCGGGCGTGCGCCGCGTGCAGCTGCGCACGCCAAACAGCCAGGCCCGCATCGCCTTGGCCGAACAGGCCGTGGCCCGGCACCGCGGCGGGGTGCAGTGGCTGCTGAATCGCGATATCGAACTGGCCCGCCGGCTTGGCGTGGGCGTGCACCTGGGCGGCGAGCAGTTGCTGCAGCTGGAGGCGCGGCCGTTGCCGGCCGACCAGCTGGTGGCCGCGTCCTGCCACGACCTGGCCCAGCTGCAGGCCGCGCAACGACTGGGCTGTGACTTCGCCGTGCTCGGCCCGGTCCAGGCCACCGACAGCCACCCCGGCAGCGTGCCGATGGGCTGGGACGCCTTTGAAACCCTGCGCGCACAGGTCTCGCTGCCGTTGTACGCGCTGGGCGGCCTGCACCCGGACGACATCACCCAGGCGCGCCGCCACGGCGCGCAGGGCATCGCCGCCATCCGCGCGTTGTGGCCTACAGGGTGA
- a CDS encoding autotransporter domain-containing protein, whose amino-acid sequence MNRIYRLVFNRTTGLMQVASELATSPSSSSPATDSRRRRSPLSAAMLVALGLSAASLPTAFAAVYDFDASETVTDPRAYVDGFRVGPNGAVEVQLRNGGTFTSNGLVSLGTLAGSNGELQIFGPTSSLTVNSAVVRVGEAGTGALRLYDGAKATLGSTLSFGYAAGSSGIGQVDGTDALLTARQILVGREGSGMLTIRNGARVETTLQAPPIGDSFGMSVGTEVGSTGTINVTSGGQLLVTGNDLRVGEGGTGALFINNGGVTAGRDVLIGAAASGKGEVIVRNSGTLASQLVSIGEAQEASGSLLVSGAGSTVTTDTLRVSGNGDGLLRIEDGALVAVTGNVTAEDNQGLPSTAARTGRIEVTGAGSVLSGDRIIASTQLLVENGGQIQSNTARIRDSLSATGTATLTGAGSRWTNQGELDIRTGVDVLDGAVIGTDTLLVSGGANTMTFKIGAVDEQVRVSGAGSAIEATGDVTVGSHLVGEPFGILNVANGGRVAAGGDLKLGTLGFVVVGGGLDTWSVADGAPTWAAAEAAGELGAADIVMDGALSALVFNHTGDISLANTVSSTNGTTGGVTSVAGTTTLTGDLADFGGKVTVNGGTLRIDGDMYTGRSYTGTSQAAAQQIEVTGGTLVLNGNSGFDQTINYGSSTGVVRSSNVMVRNGGMLAGNATVGTTQVFNGGVLSPGDAGIGTLTINGDLYINAAGAVPESVADKAFYDVDLLGNGQSDRVAVTGKAYIGHGVGIAGSTGATGVRVTGLDPNASYQNGQTYAILDVAGGINGGFDDVISRSAFITPTLTQTGNQVVLTIAVNTPVTPVDPVDPGTPVDPGTPVDPGTPVDPGTPVDPGFPGTPGVTPPIVFGAVAVTGNQRATAAALDSLQQSGDALALYNGLLMLDEAGALVAFDDLGGELHASNRALLLDDRFLREGIFQRLRPAPDTKLNGSSVWVAGSGASKRQDSDGTASRTQETRQGLMVGYDWTFGDRWTVGVAGGPESLRQQIRDRNAITEVDAVHGGLYAGFRGEQAWINGGASYADYEVDTRRELGAGTSWEQSLGSQHDAHSVQAFAEGGWDIQLSALTLSPYLAVAYTRLSSEAATETGGTAALSVASSKDEVWTTTAGIRAAWDISGGQTDGARLEAGLAWQNAAGELRADSRNRFVAGSDSFTVSGLPLARNVGIAELGVSLNTSDNSRLSMFAQGRAGDGQREVGAQLNWNVVF is encoded by the coding sequence ATGAACAGGATTTATCGCCTGGTGTTCAACCGCACCACCGGCCTGATGCAGGTCGCGTCCGAACTCGCCACGTCCCCCTCTTCCTCCTCTCCCGCGACCGACAGCCGCCGCCGGCGTTCGCCGCTGAGCGCTGCCATGCTGGTTGCGCTCGGCCTGTCGGCCGCCTCGCTGCCTACCGCCTTCGCGGCGGTGTATGACTTCGATGCGAGCGAGACCGTCACCGATCCGCGCGCTTATGTCGATGGTTTCCGCGTCGGCCCGAACGGCGCGGTGGAAGTCCAGCTGCGCAACGGCGGCACGTTCACCTCCAACGGCCTGGTCTCGCTGGGTACGCTTGCCGGCAGCAATGGCGAACTGCAGATCTTCGGGCCGACCTCGTCGCTGACCGTCAACAGCGCCGTCGTGCGCGTGGGTGAAGCAGGCACCGGCGCGTTGCGTCTTTACGATGGCGCAAAGGCCACCCTGGGCTCGACGCTGTCGTTCGGCTATGCAGCCGGTTCCAGCGGCATCGGCCAGGTCGATGGCACCGACGCACTGCTTACCGCCCGCCAGATTCTGGTCGGTCGCGAAGGCAGTGGCATGCTCACCATCCGCAATGGTGCCCGCGTGGAGACCACGCTGCAGGCACCGCCTATCGGCGATTCGTTTGGCATGAGCGTGGGTACCGAGGTCGGCAGCACGGGCACCATCAACGTCACCAGTGGCGGCCAGCTGCTGGTCACCGGCAATGACCTGCGCGTCGGTGAGGGCGGTACCGGCGCGCTGTTCATCAACAATGGTGGCGTGACCGCCGGGCGCGACGTGCTCATCGGTGCTGCCGCCAGTGGCAAGGGCGAAGTCATTGTCCGCAACAGCGGCACCTTGGCGTCGCAGCTGGTCAGCATCGGTGAAGCACAGGAGGCCAGCGGCTCGCTTCTGGTGAGCGGCGCAGGTTCGACGGTCACCACCGATACCCTGCGGGTGTCCGGCAACGGCGACGGTCTGCTGCGCATCGAAGATGGCGCGCTGGTGGCCGTGACCGGCAACGTGACCGCCGAAGACAACCAGGGCCTGCCGAGCACCGCCGCACGCACCGGCCGCATTGAAGTGACCGGCGCCGGTTCGGTACTGAGCGGCGACCGGATCATTGCAAGCACCCAGCTGCTGGTGGAGAACGGCGGCCAGATCCAGTCCAACACCGCGCGCATCCGCGACTCGCTCAGCGCTACCGGTACCGCCACCCTCACCGGTGCCGGCAGCCGCTGGACCAACCAGGGCGAGCTGGACATCCGCACCGGCGTGGACGTGCTGGACGGTGCGGTGATCGGCACCGACACGCTGCTGGTGTCCGGCGGCGCCAACACCATGACCTTCAAGATCGGCGCGGTCGATGAGCAGGTCCGCGTCAGCGGCGCGGGTTCGGCCATTGAGGCCACCGGCGACGTCACGGTGGGCAGCCACCTGGTCGGCGAACCGTTCGGCATCCTCAACGTGGCCAATGGCGGCCGTGTTGCCGCCGGCGGGGACCTCAAGCTGGGCACCCTGGGCTTTGTCGTGGTGGGCGGCGGCCTGGATACCTGGTCGGTCGCCGACGGCGCCCCGACCTGGGCGGCGGCCGAAGCGGCCGGCGAACTGGGCGCGGCCGATATCGTCATGGACGGTGCGCTCAGCGCGCTGGTGTTCAACCACACCGGCGACATCAGCCTGGCCAACACCGTCAGCAGTACCAATGGCACCACCGGCGGCGTGACCAGCGTGGCCGGCACCACCACCTTGACCGGCGACCTGGCCGACTTCGGGGGCAAGGTCACGGTCAACGGCGGCACGCTGCGCATCGATGGCGACATGTACACCGGGCGCAGCTATACCGGTACCAGCCAGGCTGCTGCACAGCAGATCGAGGTCACCGGCGGCACCCTGGTGCTCAACGGCAACTCCGGCTTCGACCAGACCATCAACTACGGCAGCAGTACCGGCGTGGTGCGCAGCTCGAACGTGATGGTGCGCAATGGCGGCATGCTCGCCGGCAATGCGACCGTGGGCACCACCCAGGTCTTCAATGGCGGCGTGCTGTCGCCGGGTGATGCCGGCATCGGCACGCTCACCATCAACGGTGACCTGTACATCAATGCCGCGGGCGCGGTGCCCGAAAGCGTGGCCGACAAGGCCTTCTACGACGTGGACCTGCTTGGCAACGGCCAGTCCGACCGGGTTGCCGTCACCGGCAAGGCCTACATCGGCCATGGCGTCGGCATCGCCGGCAGCACCGGTGCCACCGGCGTGCGCGTGACCGGGCTGGACCCGAATGCCAGCTACCAGAACGGCCAGACCTACGCGATCCTCGACGTGGCCGGCGGCATCAATGGCGGCTTCGACGATGTGATCTCGCGCTCGGCCTTCATCACCCCAACCCTGACCCAGACCGGCAACCAGGTCGTGCTGACCATCGCGGTCAACACGCCGGTGACCCCGGTGGATCCGGTCGACCCGGGTACCCCGGTTGATCCGGGCACGCCCGTCGATCCGGGCACCCCGGTCGATCCCGGCACGCCAGTGGATCCGGGCTTCCCCGGCACCCCGGGCGTGACCCCACCGATCGTCTTCGGCGCCGTCGCCGTCACCGGCAACCAGCGCGCCACCGCCGCGGCGCTGGATTCGCTGCAGCAGTCCGGCGACGCGCTGGCGCTCTACAACGGCCTGCTGATGCTCGATGAGGCCGGTGCGCTGGTTGCCTTCGATGACCTCGGCGGCGAACTGCACGCCAGCAACCGTGCGCTGCTGCTGGATGACCGCTTCCTGCGTGAAGGGATCTTCCAGCGCCTGCGCCCGGCGCCGGACACCAAGCTCAACGGCTCCTCGGTGTGGGTGGCCGGCAGCGGCGCCTCCAAGCGCCAGGACAGCGATGGCACCGCCTCGCGCACCCAGGAAACCCGCCAGGGCCTGATGGTGGGCTACGACTGGACCTTCGGCGACCGCTGGACCGTCGGCGTGGCCGGTGGCCCGGAATCGCTGCGCCAGCAGATCCGCGACCGCAACGCGATCACCGAGGTCGACGCGGTGCACGGTGGCCTGTACGCCGGCTTCCGTGGCGAGCAGGCCTGGATCAACGGCGGCGCCAGCTACGCCGACTACGAGGTGGATACCCGCCGTGAACTGGGTGCCGGCACGTCCTGGGAACAGAGCCTGGGCAGCCAGCATGACGCTCATTCGGTACAGGCGTTTGCTGAAGGGGGTTGGGACATCCAGCTCAGTGCGCTGACCCTGAGCCCGTACCTGGCCGTGGCCTACACCCGCCTGTCGAGCGAGGCCGCCACGGAAACCGGCGGCACCGCAGCCCTGTCGGTGGCATCCAGCAAGGATGAGGTCTGGACCACCACGGCCGGCATCCGCGCCGCGTGGGACATCAGCGGTGGCCAGACCGACGGCGCCCGCCTGGAGGCCGGCCTGGCCTGGCAGAACGCGGCCGGCGAACTGCGTGCCGACTCGCGCAACCGCTTCGTGGCCGGCAGTGACAGCTTCACCGTCAGCGGCCTGCCGCTGGCGCGCAACGTGGGCATCGCCGAACTGGGCGTGTCGTTGAACACGTCGGACAACAGCCGCCTGTCGATGTTCGCGCAGGGCCGTGCCGGCGATGGCCAGCGTGAAGTGGGCGCCCAGCTGAACTGGAACGTGGTGTTCTGA
- the metF gene encoding methylenetetrahydrofolate reductase [NAD(P)H]: MTALSFEFYPPKTDDQRAQLDRTAAKLKAYAPEYVSCTFGAGGSTLSYTSETVRHLKQHHGFEAAPHLSCVGGSREEIRELLKLYRAIGCRRIVALRGDLPSGMGHPGDLRYASELIAFIRAEHGDAFHIEVGAYPETHPQSDDALRDLRYFKAKIDAGADAAITQYFFNADAYFHFVDAVRKLGVQVPIVPGIMPISNFSQLRRFSEQCGAEIPRWIGKRMQAYGDDADAVRAFGAEVVAQLCERLVAGGAPGLHFYTLNLAKPTTQVLKLLGR; this comes from the coding sequence ATGACCGCCCTCAGCTTCGAGTTCTACCCACCCAAGACCGACGACCAGCGCGCCCAGCTTGACCGTACCGCGGCCAAGCTCAAGGCGTACGCGCCGGAATACGTGTCCTGCACGTTCGGCGCCGGCGGCTCGACCCTGAGCTACACCTCCGAAACGGTGCGACACCTCAAGCAGCACCACGGCTTCGAGGCCGCGCCGCACCTGTCCTGCGTGGGCGGCAGCCGCGAGGAGATCCGCGAACTGCTCAAGCTGTACCGGGCCATCGGCTGCAGGCGGATCGTGGCGCTGCGCGGCGACCTGCCCTCGGGCATGGGCCATCCCGGCGACCTGCGCTACGCGTCGGAACTGATCGCCTTCATCCGCGCCGAGCACGGCGACGCCTTCCACATCGAGGTCGGCGCCTACCCGGAAACGCACCCGCAATCGGACGACGCGCTGCGCGACCTGAGGTACTTCAAGGCCAAGATCGACGCCGGTGCCGATGCGGCCATCACCCAGTACTTCTTCAATGCCGACGCCTATTTCCACTTCGTGGACGCGGTGCGCAAGCTGGGCGTGCAGGTGCCGATCGTGCCGGGCATCATGCCGATCTCCAACTTCAGCCAGCTGCGCCGCTTTTCCGAACAGTGCGGTGCCGAGATCCCGCGCTGGATCGGCAAGCGCATGCAGGCCTACGGCGACGACGCCGATGCGGTGCGCGCCTTCGGTGCCGAAGTGGTCGCCCAGCTGTGCGAGCGGCTGGTGGCCGGCGGCGCACCGGGCCTGCATTTCTACACCCTCAACCTGGCCAAGCCCACCACCCAGGTATTGAAGCTGCTGGGCCGCTGA
- the ahcY gene encoding adenosylhomocysteinase: protein MNAVAKTFSTEGDYKIADISLADWGRKELDIAEHEMPGLMSIRRKHAATLPLKGVRVTGSLHMTIQTAVLIETLKDIGADVRWASCNIFSTQDHAAAAIAASGTPVFAWKGESLEEYWDCTLDALTFTLPDGTLTGPELVVDDGGDVTLLIHKGYELENGSTWVDEKAASHEEQVIKDLLKRVAKERPGYWARVVKDWKGVSEETTTGVHRLYQLAQAGTLLIPAINVNDSVTKSKFDNLYGCRESLADGLKRAMDVMLAGKVAVVCGYGDVGKGCAASLRAYGARVVVTEIDPICALQAAMEGFEVNTIESTLGRADLYVTTTGNKDIIRIEHLSAMKDQAIVCNIGHFDNEIQVDALVGFPGVQHINIKPQVDKYVFPNGNAIFLLAEGRLVNLGCATGHPSFVMSNSFANQTLAQIDLWANKDSYEKKVYLLPKKLDEEVARLHLEKIGVKLTTLTKEQADYIGVPVEGPFKPEHYRY, encoded by the coding sequence TGTTGCCAAGACCTTCTCCACCGAAGGTGATTACAAGATTGCCGATATCTCGCTGGCCGACTGGGGCCGCAAGGAACTGGATATCGCCGAGCACGAAATGCCGGGCCTGATGTCGATCCGCCGCAAGCACGCCGCCACCCTGCCGCTGAAGGGCGTGCGCGTGACCGGCTCGCTGCACATGACCATCCAGACCGCCGTGCTCATCGAAACGCTGAAGGACATCGGCGCCGACGTGCGCTGGGCTTCGTGCAACATCTTCTCCACCCAGGACCATGCCGCTGCGGCGATCGCCGCGTCGGGCACCCCGGTGTTCGCCTGGAAGGGCGAGTCGCTGGAAGAGTACTGGGACTGCACCCTGGACGCGCTGACCTTCACCCTGCCCGACGGCACCCTGACCGGCCCCGAACTGGTGGTCGATGACGGTGGCGATGTCACCCTGCTGATCCACAAGGGCTATGAGCTCGAGAACGGCAGCACCTGGGTCGACGAAAAAGCGGCCTCGCACGAAGAACAGGTCATCAAGGACCTGCTCAAGCGCGTGGCCAAGGAACGCCCGGGCTACTGGGCCCGCGTGGTCAAGGACTGGAAGGGTGTGTCGGAAGAAACCACCACCGGCGTGCACCGCCTGTACCAGCTGGCCCAGGCCGGCACCCTGCTGATCCCGGCGATCAACGTCAACGACTCGGTCACCAAGTCCAAGTTCGACAACCTGTACGGCTGCCGCGAGTCGCTGGCCGATGGCCTCAAGCGCGCGATGGACGTGATGCTGGCCGGCAAGGTCGCCGTGGTCTGCGGCTACGGTGACGTGGGCAAGGGCTGCGCCGCGTCGCTGCGTGCCTACGGCGCGCGCGTGGTGGTGACCGAAATCGATCCGATCTGCGCCCTGCAGGCGGCGATGGAAGGCTTCGAGGTCAACACCATCGAATCCACCCTGGGCCGTGCGGACCTGTATGTCACCACCACCGGCAACAAGGACATCATCCGCATCGAGCACCTGAGCGCGATGAAGGACCAGGCCATCGTCTGCAACATCGGCCACTTCGACAACGAAATCCAGGTCGATGCGCTGGTGGGCTTCCCGGGCGTGCAGCACATCAACATCAAGCCGCAGGTGGACAAGTACGTGTTCCCGAACGGCAACGCGATCTTCCTGCTGGCCGAAGGCCGCCTGGTCAACCTGGGCTGCGCCACCGGCCACCCGAGCTTCGTGATGTCCAACTCGTTCGCCAACCAGACCCTGGCCCAGATCGACCTGTGGGCGAACAAGGACAGCTACGAGAAGAAGGTGTACCTGCTGCCGAAGAAGCTGGACGAGGAAGTGGCGCGCCTGCACCTGGAAAAGATCGGCGTGAAGCTGACCACCCTCACCAAGGAACAGGCCGATTACATCGGCGTGCCGGTGGAAGGTCCGTTCAAGCCGGAGCATTACCGCTACTGA
- a CDS encoding TIGR01777 family oxidoreductase — protein sequence MDILITGGTGFIGQRLCQRLLAAGHRVTVLTRSPGRPGQAGVQYVGALGDVGPVHAVVNLAGEPLVEGRWNAARKQAMLESRIGTTRALLDWMRGLPTRPQVLVSGSAIGYYGPRDATPLDEAASPGHDFAAMLCRRWEAEALKAEDLGVRTCLLRTGIVLDREGGALARMLPPFRIGAGGPMGDGMQWMSWIHRDDLVGLILWLLADPETRGACNGTAPAAVTNAEFVRTLAHVLKRPAWVRTPAFALKLAFGEMAGLLLTGQNVVPARALQEGYRFRYPTLEAALRAILG from the coding sequence ATGGACATCCTGATCACCGGCGGCACCGGCTTCATCGGCCAGCGCCTGTGCCAGCGGCTGCTGGCGGCCGGGCACCGGGTCACGGTGCTGACCCGCAGCCCGGGTCGGCCCGGCCAAGCCGGGGTGCAGTACGTCGGTGCACTGGGCGATGTGGGCCCGGTCCATGCGGTGGTGAACCTGGCGGGTGAACCGCTGGTGGAAGGCCGCTGGAACGCGGCGCGCAAGCAGGCCATGCTCGAGTCACGCATCGGCACCACCCGGGCCCTGCTGGACTGGATGCGCGGGTTGCCGACCCGCCCGCAGGTGCTGGTGTCCGGCTCGGCGATCGGCTACTACGGGCCGCGTGATGCCACCCCGCTGGATGAAGCGGCCTCGCCGGGGCATGACTTCGCCGCCATGCTGTGCCGGCGGTGGGAGGCCGAGGCACTGAAGGCCGAAGACCTGGGCGTGCGCACCTGCCTGCTGCGCACCGGCATTGTGCTCGACCGCGAGGGCGGTGCGCTGGCGCGCATGCTGCCGCCGTTCCGGATCGGCGCGGGTGGGCCGATGGGCGATGGCATGCAGTGGATGAGCTGGATCCATCGCGACGACCTGGTGGGGCTGATCCTGTGGCTGCTGGCCGATCCCGAAACACGTGGCGCCTGCAACGGCACCGCGCCGGCGGCGGTCACCAATGCGGAATTCGTCCGCACCCTGGCGCATGTGCTGAAGCGGCCAGCGTGGGTGCGGACGCCGGCATTCGCATTGAAACTGGCCTTCGGCGAGATGGCGGGCCTGCTGCTGACCGGGCAGAACGTGGTGCCGGCGCGCGCGCTGCAGGAAGGCTACCGGTTCCGGTACCCGACACTGGAAGCGGCCCTGCGCGCGATCCTCGGCTGA
- a CDS encoding DUF3228 family protein, whose translation MSIVLTEFARPRLFPRVPRGNTIQDCTAEQFQAHLNAHAPFKVLDGYAPFCKLFVYENWTSTRCLTVPVTDANRHQLRSAYEARNRDELPVLVRWFEGVQSPRANYLVVILYSAEQLAKEGSPIEADWGIVGCIYTAEPEEVPMAPITMMRNALGVEEGGSGVPLDREAYKRAVAYWESHANWRP comes from the coding sequence ATGTCGATTGTCCTTACCGAATTCGCCCGCCCCCGTCTGTTCCCGCGCGTGCCCCGTGGCAACACCATCCAGGACTGCACCGCCGAGCAGTTCCAGGCGCACCTCAACGCGCACGCGCCGTTCAAGGTGCTCGATGGCTACGCGCCGTTCTGCAAGCTGTTCGTGTATGAGAACTGGACGTCCACGCGCTGCCTGACCGTGCCGGTCACCGATGCCAACCGCCACCAGCTGCGCAGCGCCTATGAGGCGCGCAACCGCGACGAACTGCCGGTGCTGGTGCGCTGGTTCGAGGGCGTGCAGTCGCCGCGCGCGAACTACCTGGTGGTCATCCTGTACAGCGCCGAACAACTGGCGAAGGAAGGCTCGCCGATCGAAGCGGACTGGGGCATCGTCGGCTGCATCTACACCGCCGAACCGGAAGAAGTGCCGATGGCGCCCATCACCATGATGCGCAATGCGCTGGGGGTGGAAGAGGGCGGCTCCGGTGTGCCGCTGGATCGTGAGGCTTACAAGCGCGCCGTGGCGTACTGGGAAAGCCACGCGAACTGGCGGCCGTAA
- a CDS encoding DUF4124 domain-containing protein, producing MRPVVPLLLSLCMLCWAPWAQAQAQRVNRCTTAQGETVFTDRSCDALGATARMPPRGDSVGNTGIYRAGCARRLSELTGQIRDAVSLQDVNRLSSIYLWGNVSNAAANQIIGRLESVVQRPLLDIAPVYPEVAAPTPLPVDPNATLVEAVEAAAPQASRPRPIGLRLEQTLGTTATPARTVFGLRRQYGCFWITL from the coding sequence ATGAGACCGGTCGTTCCGTTGCTGCTGTCGCTGTGCATGCTGTGCTGGGCCCCCTGGGCGCAGGCACAGGCGCAGCGCGTGAACCGTTGCACCACTGCACAGGGCGAAACGGTGTTCACCGACCGCAGCTGCGATGCGCTGGGCGCGACGGCGCGGATGCCGCCGCGTGGTGATTCGGTGGGCAATACCGGCATCTACCGCGCCGGCTGCGCGCGCCGGTTGAGCGAGCTGACCGGGCAGATCCGCGATGCGGTGAGCCTGCAGGACGTCAACCGGCTGTCGTCGATCTACCTGTGGGGCAACGTCTCCAATGCCGCCGCCAACCAGATCATCGGGCGACTGGAATCGGTGGTGCAGCGGCCCCTGCTGGATATCGCCCCGGTATACCCGGAGGTCGCCGCGCCGACGCCGCTGCCGGTCGACCCGAACGCGACCCTGGTCGAGGCAGTGGAAGCGGCCGCGCCGCAGGCCAGCCGGCCGCGGCCGATCGGGCTGCGGCTGGAGCAGACACTCGGTACGACGGCCACGCCGGCGCGGACGGTGTTTGGACTGCGCCGTCAGTACGGCTGTTTCTGGATCACCCTGTAG